One region of Triticum aestivum cultivar Chinese Spring chromosome 6B, IWGSC CS RefSeq v2.1, whole genome shotgun sequence genomic DNA includes:
- the LOC123134982 gene encoding germin-like protein 1-1, translating into MVMLQLSAVVLLALIAPSLAGDADMLQDVCVADLASPIKLNGFPCKADITADDFFFAGLKGAGNTNNAAGSNVTAANVQSFPGVNTLGVSMARIDYAPGGQNPPHTHPRATEIIFVTEGVLEVGFITTANKLFTKTVTVGDVFVFPRGLVHFQQNRGRGPASVIAGFNSQLQGTQVITTTLFAAAPPVPSDVLAKAFRVSNEDIDAVKAKFR; encoded by the exons ATGGTGATGCTTCAGCTTTCTGCTGTAGTCCTCCTTGCGCTCATCGCCCCCTCCCTCGCCGGTGACGCCGACATGCTCCAGGACGTCTGCGTCGCCGACTTGGCATCCC CGATCAAGCTGAATGGGTTCCCATGCAAGGCGGACATCACGGCAGACGACTTCTTCTTTGCCGGACTCAAGGGGGCTGGCAACACCAACAACGCGGCAGGGTCCAACGTCACGGCAGCAAATGTACAGTCATTCCCTGGGGTGAACACGCTTGGCGTGTCCATGGCACGCATCGACTACGCGCCGGGAGGCCAGAACCCGCCGCACACCCACCCGCGTGCCACCgagatcatcttcgtcaccgaagGAGTCCTCGAGGTGGGCTTCATCACCACCGCCAACAAGCTCTTCACTAAGACTGTCACCGTCGGAGACGTGTTCGTTTTTCCGCGTGGCCTCGTGCACTTCCAGCAGAACAGGGGGCGTGGCCCTGCATCCGTCATCGCCGGCTTCAACAGCCAGCTCCAGGGCACACAAGTCATCACCACCACGCTCTTCGCTGCCGCGCCGCCAGTGCCTAGCGACGTGCTGGCCAAGGCCTTCCGGGTCAGTAACGAGGACATCGACGCCGTCAAGGCCAAGTTCAGGTAG
- the LOC123134983 gene encoding uncharacterized protein — MSKELGVQIEASRLGHLAITDEEGCTYISGGAVRCKSVDAPLEASGWEEFRGWIDIEGIPPVKILKFPVVFEELWGWDRLLPYDLVLEDPSDLPMYESYLEQFYNLNSGAASDHYNSKAAADAALKCLEKEKDLCSEWKIKRAKAISFDESWSNCVQKCMSDIVDDAGSESRRPFATYAAAVCSYL, encoded by the exons ATGTCGAAGGAGCTTGGGGTCCAAATCGAGGCCAGCCGTTTGGGCCACCTTGCCATCACAGACGAGGAAGGTTGCACCTACATCTCCGGCGGCGCCGTCCGCTGCAAGAGTGTCGATGCCCCTTTGGAAGCATCCGGATGGGAGGAATTTCGTGGCTGGATTGATATAGAGGGGATTCCGCCGGTTAAAATTCTCAAATTCCCTG TTGTGTTCGAGGAACTGTGGGGATGGGACAGGCTACTTCCTTATGATTTGGTTTTAGAGGATCCATCTGACTTGCCCATGTACGAGTCCTACCTGGAGCAGTTTTACAACTTGAATAGTGGTGCTGCTTCTGATCATTATAACAGCAAAGCAGCTGCCGACGCTGCCTTGAAG TGTTTAGAGAAGGAGAAAGACCTGTGCTCTGAGTGGAAGATTAAGAGGGCCAAAGCCATATCTTTTGATGAGTCTTGGAGCAATTGCGTCCAGAAATGCATGTCTGACATTGTGGACGATGCAGGAAGTGAATCAAGACGCCCTTTTGCCACCTATGCTGCTGCTGTATGTAGCTATCTCTAA
- the LOC123134984 gene encoding germin-like protein 1-1 → MVMLQLSAVVLLALIAPSLAGDADMLQDVCVADLASPIKLNGFPCKADITADDFFFAGLKRAGNTNNAAGSNVTAANVQSFPGVNTLGVSMARIDYAPGGQNPPHTHPRATEIIFVTEGVLEVGFITTANKLFTKTVTVGDVFVFPRGLVHFQQNRGRGPASVIAGFNSQLQGTQVITTTLFAAAPPVPSDVLAKAFRVSNEDIDAVKAKFR, encoded by the exons ATGGTGATGCTTCAGCTTTCTGCTGTAGTCCTCCTTGCGCTCATCGCCCCCTCCCTCGCCGGTGACGCCGACATGCTCCAGGACGTCTGCGTCGCCGACTTGGCATCCC CGATCAAGCTGAATGGGTTCCCATGCAAGGCGGACATCACGGCAGACGACTTCTTCTTTGCCGGACTCAAGAGGGCTGGCAACACCAACAACGCGGCAGGGTCCAACGTCACGGCAGCAAATGTACAGTCATTCCCTGGGGTGAACACGCTTGGCGTGTCCATGGCACGCATCGACTACGCGCCGGGAGGCCAGAACCCGCCGCACACCCACCCGCGTGCCACCgagatcatcttcgtcaccgaagGAGTCCTCGAGGTGGGCTTCATCACCACCGCCAACAAGCTCTTCACTAAGACTGTCACCGTCGGAGACGTGTTCGTTTTTCCGCGTGGCCTCGTGCACTTCCAGCAGAACAGGGGGCGTGGCCCTGCATCCGTCATCGCCGGCTTCAACAGCCAGCTCCAGGGCACACAAGTCATCACCACCACGCTCTTCGCTGCCGCGCCGCCAGTGCCTAGCGACGTGCTGGCCAAGGCCTTCCGGGTCAGTAACGAGGACATCGACGCCGTCAAGGCCAAGTTCAGGTAG
- the LOC123134985 gene encoding germin-like protein 1-1, translating to MVMLQFSAVATCTVLLSLAASSLAGGADMLQDVCVADLASPIKLNGFPCKAAITADDFFFAGLKNAGNTNNPAGSNVTAANVQSFPGVNTLGVSMARIDYARGGQNPPHTHPRATEIIFVTQGILEVGFITTANKLFTKTVTVGDVFVFPRGLVHFQQNRGRGPASIIAGFNSQLQGTQVIATTLFAAAPPVPSDVLAKAFRIDNSQVDAIKAKFM from the exons ATGGTGATGCTTCAGTTTTCCGCGGTTGCCACCTGCACCGTCCTCCTCTCGCTagctgcctcctccctggccggggGCGCCGACATGCTCCAGGACGTCTGCGTCGCCGACTTGGCATCCC CGATCAAGCTGAACGGGTTCCCATGCAAGGCGGCCATCACTGCAGATGACTTCTTCTTTGCCGGTCTCAAGAACGCCGGCAACACCAACAACCCGGCAGGGTCAAACGTCACGGCGGCGAATGTACAGTCCTTTCCTGGGGTGAACACGCTCGGTGTGTCCATGGCGCGCATCGACTACGCGCGCGGAGGCCAGAACCCGCCGCACACCCACCCGCGCGCCACCGAGATCATCTTCGTCACCCAAGGAATCCTGGAGGTGGGCTTCATCACCACCGCCAACAAGCTCTTCACTAAGACTGTCACCGTCGGAGACGTGTTCGTTTTCCCGCGTGGCCTCGTGCACTTCCAGCAGAACAGGGGACGTGGCCCCGCCTCCATCATCGCCGGCTTCAACAGCCAGCTCCAAGGCACACAAGTCATCGCCACCACGCTCTTCGCTGCCGCACCGCCGGTGCCTAGCGATGTGCTGGCCAAGGCCTTCCGGATCGACAACAGCCAAGTGGACGCTATCAAGGCCAAGTTCATGTAG